In the Candidatus Cloacimonadota bacterium genome, GGGTGCCGGCCATGGTGGGGGCGTAATTGACGCTGAAGCCAATGCTTTGAGCGGAAGCCAGGCTGGCCGGCAGGGTGGGCAGATTGGCCAGCGTCAGCATGGGGCTGCCGGAAATGGTGATGGCGGTGATGCCCAGGCTGCCGCCGCCGGTGTTGGTGATGGTGAAGTCCTGGCTGGCGGTTGCGTCCACTTCCACCGTGCCGAAATCGTGGGATTCCGGAGTGATGGTGAAGGTGGGGACCGCGGCAGCCGATTGGATCACAACGTTGTCCACCATGAGGTCGTTGTCACCGTTTCCGGTCACTGACGATTCACCGTAGAAAGCGAAGTATTTCACGCCGCTGAGGCCGGTGAGGGCCACAGTGTAGTTCTGGCCGGTGGCCGGGATGGTATTGAACACGTCGCTGGAACCGGTGTTGTTCCACTCTTTCAGGATGGTGGGGTTGGCCATGTTGGGGTTGTCCGCCACGATCACCATGAATTTGTCGTCGGCCTGATCGGTGGTGGGAGGCGTGCTGCCGTTCCAAACCATCAAAGCGGCGTCGAATTTCAGTTCGTGGTCTCCCGCGGGAATGTTTATGGGAGGCGTGATCAGCCAACCGTAGCGGGAAGTGCCGTAGATGTTGATCTTGGCGGCGTTGTTGCCGGTGTCGCCATTGAGCCAGTCATCGCGGAGCCACTGGGCTGTGGTGCCGGTTGGGGTGGGATAGAAGCCGCTCAGCTGGGTCCAGTTGGCCACCGGCCAGTCTCCTGTAACCGTGCCAAAATCGACGGTCCAGGGGAAGGTGCTGATGGTGGGGTCGGTCCTGGTGGTGAAGCTGAACACTGTGCTGGCAGGGGCTTCGCCGGTTGTATTGTAGGCAACCACCTTCCAGTAGTAGGTGGTGGCATAGGCCAGCGCGGTAGTCGCGGTGTGGCTGGTTGTGCCCACATCCGCCAGCAGAGTGCTGGGGTTGGCATTGGTGTCACAATAAACCCTGAATCCTGTGGGAATGCCGCCGGGGCCGGCGTTCCAGCTGAAGGTGGGCCATTCGTTCACGTCCGTGTCCAGGTCGGCCGGCGCCGTGAGAGTCACCGCTTCGGGAGCCAGGGCGGCCAGTTCCGGACCAAACACATGGTCGATATAGAAGGAAGTGCTGGAAGTGGTTGAGGAATAGACGTTGAAGCCCAGGAAGTAGTTTCCGGGGGTGATGCCGCTAAGGTCAACCATGTAGTTGTTCCAGTTGCTGTTTTCCGGGAAGGCGATCTCCGCGCCCACCGGAAGCCAGTCGGTGCCGTTTTGCGAATATTTCAGCTGGATGCGGCCGATCCCGGTGGTAACCGAGGTCCTGGCCCAGAAATCCAGACTGGAGGTGGCAGTGATATTCAGCATCGGGGTATAGAGCAGGCTGCCGGCGCTGCCAATGTACTCATAGGCGGAAGCCGCGCCGTGGAAGGGAGTGGTGGTGCTGCGGCTGAAAGCGCTTTCGACGTTGGTCCAGCCCATCGGCGGGAAGGAGGTGTCTTCAAAGCTCTCCGCGATCTGGTTGTCAGACGGGGTTTTGAAGTTCCACACGGGGCAGTTGGTGGCCGGGCCGTTGGCGTTCACCGGCACGATCTGCCAGTAATAGGTGGTGTTGGGCGCCAGAACCGGGGTGTAGGTGGTACCGGCCTGGTTTTGCACAAAGGCCGGAGTGGCGCTGGTGCCAAAATAGACGTCGTAGGAAGTGGGCATGCCGCCGCCGCTCTGCCAGGAGAGCGTGGCGTCCGTGAAGGCCCAGCCGCCCAGGGCGGGATAGATCGCCACCGCAGGGTCCGGAGGAGTGGTCTGGGGCGTCACCAGTTGCAGGTTCGGCCGGTTGTAATACAGCGTGCCGGTGGCATCAGCCGGAAAGCTGTTGTCCTGATATTTATACACGGCGCGGTAATCCGGAGTGGTGGTGGTATAGCGGAAATTGGGATATCCGGAGGCATAAACTCCGTCCCAGTTTCTCCACATGATCTCGATGTTGTCGGTGCCGTTCCAGGCAAAGGGGGCGTTGAACATCACGTAGTGCCAGCCGCCGCCGTTCCAGGTCAGGTCGCCCTGATAGACCAGGGTGAAGAGGGTGCTGTCGGGCAGCGTGTTTTCGGTGGCTTCATAGATGTTGGCGGTGGTGTGCCTAAGGTACACCATCTGATTTACAGTGGTATAATTGGCCGGTGTGTTTCCGACTTCATAACCGAGGGCGATCAGGTTGCCGCCGCTCATCAGGCCGGCAGCGTTGATCTCCGCCGCGGTGTAGATGGTCTTCGACCAGCCATAGTCATAGAACCCGTAGGTGGGTATGTAGTTTTCCGTGCTGGTGCCGGTACCTATGGTGTAGGTATCAGCCGCGGCAAAACCGACCATGGCCAGAAGCAGACATAAGAGCAATGTCCTTTTCATACATGTATCTCCTTGTTTATTTGTGATCAATCCTCTTGATGCAGATGTGATGCCGCCCCACAGTTTTGGGTACGCAAGATGGATTCTGGAGGCTTATCACACGTTTAACCACCCCAAATGGTTGCCAAGCAAATGTCAAGCAATTTCTTTTCTCCGTCCTCCCCAAAAGCTCTGCTGATGACGATTTAAACCGCACAGCCTCATTCAAGGAAACAAGCCGTAAACCCCCTCGCCAGGCGCGACTGACCTCAGTATTGGATCCCCATCAACCCCTTGGCATGAAAACAAGGATAATACCCGCCCGGATCCTGAAGAATCCACTTAAAGAATCCAAAGGCCAAATCCGCCATCGCTCCCAATATCAATACGGTATCAATACGGAATCAATACGGATTTCATCCGTAATGATTCCGTATTGATACCGTATTGATATTGGGGGCCAGAGGAGGAATTTTAAAGAAACGGCGGGGTGGCAGGAGGGGCGAAATAAATATTGACAAGCAGGGCCGGGTGGAAAGAAGAGTATCATTATTATGGATAGCAAACTGAAGAAACTGCTGGCAGCCTGCCTGATTTTTGCCGCGCTAAGCTGTGCCTTCGCCCAGGCGAAGCGGGTGCCGACGCGGGCGGTTCTCTATTCCGCGGTTTTTCCCGGTGGCGGCCAGCTTTACAACCGGGCCTGGCTGAAAGCCGGCCTGGTGATGGGCGTGCAGGGATTCTTCATAGGTTCCGCCATCTATCACGGCGGCGAACGCAATTACTGGCGCGACTTGGCCGAAACCACACCGGAACCGTTTTTGCAGGAACAGTATCTGGCCCGCAGCCGCGACTACGGCTACCAGCTGAACAACGACGTCTGGTGGATCGGCATCACAGCCGGACTTTCCATGCTGGACGCCTATGTGGACGCGCATCTGGCGGATTTTGACAGCGAGAAGGAAAACATCCGCCTGCGCTTTTCCGGGGACGCGCTGTTGCTGCAGTACAATTTCTGAGGTGGAGATGAAGCGGATTTGTTTTGCTTTGCTGCTGCTGGCGCTGCTGGCAACGGCCTCCGGTGAGGCTCTGAGTCCGGAACTCTTCGCGCGGAGGGTGCATGACGAGATCAACGCGCTTCGGGGCAGAAACGGTTTGCCGGCGCTGCTTTGGCGGGACGACCTGGCCGGCCTGGCCCTTCGCCACAGCCGCAACATGGGCGAGCAGGATTTTTTCAGCCATGAGGATCATGAAGGGCTGCAGGTTTCGCAGCGGCAGCGGAAATACCTGCCCGAACTGCTGGTGGCGGGGATCGGCGAAAATCTTTACTTCATCGAAAACAGCAGGATGGTCTTCGATCCCAAGGAGATCGCCCGCGGCTGGATGAATTCGCCCGGCCACAAGGCCAACATCCTCAGCCAGGATTTCACCCACCAAGGGATCGCGGTATATCTGGCCCAGGACAAACTATACACCACGCAGGTGCTTGCCGTTCCGGTTCTGAAAAGGCTTTCACCCCTGCCGCGGTCTTTCGCGGCAGGCCGCAGCTATCCGCTGGAATTCGAGTATCTTGCAGTGGAACCGCGCGAAGGCTTCAACTGCCAACTGGGCACCCCGGACCCCAATACCAAGGTCCAGATCGACCTGCTCACCTACACCCTGGGCTCCATGCCCCTGCAACCGGAATGGCTGGGCGACAGCCGGCTAATCCTGCCCCTGGAGTTCAAATACGGCCAGGGCCGCTACACCCTGCAACTCGGTTGGGACGGCTATTACTACGATAACATGCTGGAGTTCAGGGTAGAGTGATCCTCAGGGTAACCGGGCAGTGGTCCGAGCCCATGATGTCGTCGCGAATGTCGGCATCCACCACGCGGTGGCGCGCTTCGGCATTCACGAAGAAATAATCGATCCTCCAGCCCACGTTGCGGGGCCGGGCGCCGGCGCGGTAACTCCACCAGGAATAGCGCCGCGGCTCCGGGTGAAAGAGACGGAAGGTATCCAGCCATCCGGCAGCCACGATCTTGTCCAGCCAGGCCCGTTCGATGGGCAGAAAGCCGCTGGTGGTCTCGTTTTGTTTGGGATTGGCGAGGTCGATCTCGTGATGGGCGGTGTTATAGTCTCCAGTGACGATCACCATTTTGCCGCCGGCGCGGTCGGCTTCCATGCGCAGCAGGCAGGCATCGTAAAAGCGGAGCTTGTAGTCCAGGCGTCCGTCGTTCATCTGGCCGTTGGGAAAATAGATGTTGTAGATGATGAAGCTGTCATGCACGCAGCGGACCACGCGGCCTTCGTTGTCGAATTCCGGCTGACCAAGGCCATAAGTCACTTCCAGCGGCTCCGCCTTGGAGAGCACCGCCGTGCCGGAATAGCCTTTGCGCTCGGCGTGGGACCAGTAAAGTCGGTAGCCTGACAATTCATCAAGTTCCGGCGGGATCTGATGCTCTTGCAGTTTGGTTTCCTGCAGGCCCAGCCAGTCCGGCTGTTCGCGCCGCACGGTGGCGATGAAATCCTTGTTCAGCACGGCCCGCAGGCCATTCACGTTCCAGGACCAGAGATTCAAATGCAAATCGATCCTCCCTCCCGGGTTGTAATTTTCACTTTGGGCAAGCGTTCACCGGGATAGGGCAAGCCTTTTCCGCGGAGGCAAAACTGTCAAGCGGAAAGGGCGGCGGGGATGGCGGCGTTTTTTGCGCTTGACACTTAAAGGGCGCTGAAAAAGATGGTTTATTCAATGAATTTGCCATACATTTTAAGGAGTTAGATACATGAAAAGGACCTACCAGCCCTCCAACCGTTCCCGCAAGAACACCCACGGCTTCCGCAGCCGCATGGCCACCCGCAATGGCCGTAAACTGCTTGCCCGCCGCCGCGCCAAAGGGAGAAAGACCCTCAGCGTATGAGCCATGCTTCGTAGGATCACGAAGCACAGTGAATACCGGGAGTTCAGCTCCCCCGACCTGTTTCTGCGGAGCGACCATTTCTATGCCGCGGTGCTGTTTCACCCCCACGAATTTGCCCTGGGCATCACCATCGGAAGAAAAACCGGCAAGGCGCACACGCGCAACCTTCTCAAACGCAGGATCAAAGCCTGGGCGCGCCTGCGTGGCGGGGACCTTCCCCGGGGCTGCAAACTCAACCTCATCGCCCGCCCCAAGGCCGGCGGACTTGGCTGGAACGAACTTTGCGCGGAACTGGACAAACTGAACGCCCAACTGCGGGCAAGATGCTGAGAACCCTGCTGCGTTTGCCGAATCTGGGCTGCATCGGGCTGATCAGATCCTACCGCAAATTCATCTCGCCGCTGCTGCCCAGCGTCTGCCGCTTCCAACCCTCCTGCAGCCAATACAGCCTGCAGGCTTTCCAGAAGTTCAATTTTTTCAAAGCCCTCGGCCTCTCGGCCTGGCGCGTGCTGCGCTGCAATCCTTTTTGCAAGGGCGGTTACGATCCGCTTCCCTAAGGAGAAAATGTGGATAAACGCACTTTTATAGCCCTCTTTGTGGTGGTCATACTCTTTTTCGTCTGGTCAACCTACTTTGGCCCCAAGCCCCAGCCCGCGAGCACAGCGCAAACCGCTGATTCGCTTGCTGCGGACACCACCAAAACCCCGGCCGCAGTTCAGACCCTGGCCGCCCTGCCGGACAGCCTGCTAAAGGGCGCCGACAGCCTGAAATCGCTGACCCTGGCCAACGCGAATTTCACGGTGCGCTTCAGCAACCGGGGCGCCAGCATCACTTCCATCGAGCTGAAGAAATTCAGCTGGTCGGATAAAACCACCCCCGTGGACCTGGTGCCGGAAGACAAGGACCTGGCCGGCATCGCGCTGCTGCAGCACAAGGCCGCCGCGCCGCGGGACCTGAAAACGGTGACCTGGCACAGCGCGCAGAGCGACACGGCCGGGATCGTTTTCTGGCTGGGCGAGGAAAGCTCCCCGCTGGTGCGCAAGAGCTACCGGCTGGACGACAAATACGGCATCCTGCTGGATGTGACGGTGAACAGCCCGGATCCCGTTTACGGCATCGAATACGACTTCAGCGCCGGCATCGCCGACAGCGAAGTGATCAAGCCCCGGGCCAAAGACCAGGATTACAAGGTGCTGCTCTTCGCGGACAACGTTCCGGTGAAACTCACCCTGCCCAAGATCAGAAAAGAGGCGCCGCCCTCGGCAGTGTCGTCGTTCAAATGGGCCGCGCTGCGCAGCAAATATTTCAGCATCGCCATCCTCGAAACCGGCAATCCCCTCACCAGCAACTACCATCCCGGCATCAGCAAGGAAACGGGCAATCCCAGCCTGATACTGGACTCGCGGGATGCCACCCCCTCCCAAAACTGGGCGCAGAGCTTCCTCATCTATGCCGGACCGGCAGATCACGACCTGATGAAAAGCTACCCGGAAACCAAGCTGGAACTGATCCCGGACCGCGGTCCCGGCTGGCTGCGCTGGCTGGCCAACGCCATCGCCTGGCTGCTCAAATTCCTGCACAGCTTCATTCCCAACTACGGCATCGTGATCATCATCTTCTCCTTCATCCTCAAGCTGGTGCTGCATCCCCTCACCAAGAAAAGCATGGACGCCAACCTAAAAATGCAGCGCATCCAGCCACAGATGCAGGAGATCCAAACCAAGTACAAGAGCGATCCGCAAAAAATGCAGCAGGAAGTGGCCAAACTCTACAAGGAGGCCGGCACCAACCCGATGTCCGGCTGCCTGCCGCTGCTGCTGCAGATGCCGATCTTCATCGCGCTCTACAACGTGCTGCGCTATGCCATGGAAATGCGCAACGTGAGCTTTCTGGGGCTGAACCTCTCCGAGCCGGACCCCTGGATCCTGCCCGCCATCATGGCCGTGTTCATGGTCCTGCAAAGCCTGATGACCCGCCCCTCCAAAGAGTCCCTGGCCAAAATGGACGAAAAACAGCAGGCCATGCAGCAGAGCACCCGGATGATGACCTGGATCATGCCGGTGATGCTGTTCTTCATCTTCCGCGGCCTGCCCTCGGGCCTGGTGCTCTACTACACCGTTTTCAACATCCTCAGCGTGGCCCATCAATACTACACGCAAAAACGTCTTAAACTAAAGGAAACAACCTGATGACCTCAATCGAGAAAACCGGAACCAGCATCGAAGCCATCATCGCCGCCTTTCGCGACGAACACCGCATCAAAGACTGGGAACTGAAATACAAGGTCTTGAAACGACCCTCCAAAGGCCTGTTTGGCCTCTTTGGCAGCAAAAGCGCCACGGTGCGCTTCGAGCTGCCCACCCTGGGCGAACGCGCCGCCAGCCTGCTCAGCCAGTTGCTGGGCAAGATGGGCATTCCCTTCGATCAGGTAAGCAGCAAAACCGAAGGCAAATCCATCTATCTGGTGATCAAGGGCAGCCAGGACACCGGGCTGCTGATCGGCAAAAACGGCTACATGCTGGAAACCCTGCAATTCTTTGTGAACCGCGTTTATGAAAACGAACGCGAACTCGACCGCGTTTATGTGGACGTGGACGGCTACCGCGAACGCCGCGAAGCCCAGTTTCTGCGGCAGTTTCAGCCTCTGATCAAGAAGGTGCGCGAACAGGGCAAGCCCCAAACCCTGGAACCCATGAACGCCAACGACCGGCGGATCATCCACCGGCACATCGAGCGTGACCGCGGCCTCCGCACCCTCACCATCGGCGAAGGCGAGATGAAACGCATCGTGATCTTTTCCGCCAAACAAAAGGAAAGTGAAGCGCTTTCCCAGGCCCAGGGCGGTCAGGACCACAGGCCCCGCAACCCCAGGCCGGGACACAACGCGCGGCCCAACCTGAACACCCGGCCCGAGCATGCCGTAAAAACCGAGCCGGGCGCCAAACCGGAACAAAACCCGAAACCCGGGCAGAAACCCAGGCCCAACCGCCGGCCCCGGCCCAAGGCGAAAACAACCGCCAAGGCATGAAACCAGACATCAGCCTGCACCGGATCGACGCAGGCAACTACTGGACCGACGGCGGCGCCATGCTGGGCGTTTTGCCCCGCGCCATCTGGGAAAAAAGCGTCCAGACCGATGAGCGCCACCGCAAAAACCTGGCCCTGAACCTGCTGCTGGTTAAAACCCCGGAGCGCGTGATCCTGGTGGATACCGGGCTCGGCAACCGGCTTTCGGAAAAACAGCGCGACATCTACCGCCCCTCGGCCTTTCTGCTGCCGGCCTCGCTGGCTGAGCTGGGCATCCGCGATGCCGACGTGACCGACGTGGTGCTCACCCATCTGCACTTTGACCACGCCGGCGGCATCATCACAGGCTTCGGCGACCACGACGCGCTCACCTTTCCCAAAGCCCGGCACTGGATCCAGCGCCAGGAATGGGAGACCGCCAAAAAACCGGATGGGCTGAACCGCGCGGCCTACGACTTCGCGCAGCAGCTGGCTCTGCTGGAAACCCGGGGCAAACAGGAACTGGTCGACGGTAACGCCGAGATCGCGCCGGGCGTGACCCTGACAAAGACCGGCGGCCACACCTGCGGCAGCCAGATCGTCGAGATCGACTCCGCCCGAGGATTTTTCATCTACCCCGCGGACATCATGCCCACCCTGTTCCACGTTTCACCGGCCGTGACTTCGGCCTACGACGTCTGCCGCGAGGATACCTTCAAGGCCAAGCAATACATTTATTCCCGCCTCAAAGAGCGCAACGGCAGCCTGCTGCTGAATCACGACCTGCAGCGCTGGGAACTGCCGGCTGCATCCCTGAAATAGCCAATGATAAAAACCCGGGCGGCTTTGACGGCCGCCCGGTTTTTTTACATGCTTTCCCGGCTACACGTAGAGGCAGTAATAGGCAGTCTGCTCCGGCACCTTGAGCTGGAATTTGTGGTTGGCCGGCACGATGAAGGTCTCGCCGCCATTGTAGTCCCGCCACTCTTGGGTGTCGGGCAGCAGCACGGTAAGCAGGCCGGAGATCACGGTCATGTGTTCCACCGTGCTGGTCCCGAACTCGTATTCGCCCGGTTCCATCACTCCCACGGTGGCCTTGCCGTCGGTGTTCGTGAGCGCGATCGACATCACCTGGCTGTCGAAGTATTCGTTTACTTTGAGCATTTGGTTCTCCCTTTAACAGGTATTTTCTTGCTGAAATCATCCCCGCGGCGGGGCCGCTTTCTGTAAAGGAATATTCTTTCGGGCCAGCTGTTGGCACCGGGGGAGGAAGCAAGCGAAAAAAGCCCTTGACAAGAAAGGGGCGGCAAATTTCGTGGTACATACCAGACGCGAGGTGGAGCAGCTGGTAGCTCGTCGGGCTCATAACCCGAAGGTCGAAGGTTCGAATCCTTCCCTCGCTACCAATTTTCATATGCCGGCGCTAGTCGCCGGATTTTACGTTAAGACTTGTGGCGGTGTAGCTCAGCTGGTTAGAGCGTCGGAATCATAATCCGCAGGTCCGGGGTTCAAATCCCTGCGCCGCTACCAGTTTGTTTTGGCGCCAGTAGCTCAGTCGGATAGAGCAGCAGCCTTCTAAGCTGCGGGTCGGGGGTTCGAATCCCTTCTGGCGTGCCAGCTTATACACGCATAAATACATCGATCCTTTCCGTGGTGGGTGTAGTTCAATGGCAGAGCACCGGATTGTGGTTCCGGGCGTTGTGGGTTCGACTCCCATCACCCACCCCACCCCTTTGATATGTTAACAAGCGATAAAGCAACCCTGGGACTGGACATCGGCGGCTCCAGCATCAAATATGGCTGGGGTGACTGTCAAAATGGTTTACAGTCTTTCGGCAAACTCGAGCTGCGGCAAAAAAACCTCCCTCACCTGCGGGAAACCGTGCGCCAGATCTTGGCTATCTGTCTGGGCGAGATCGGGGAAAATGGACTCAGCGCCGTGGGGATCGGCACTCCCGGCACCATCGACCTGCGCTCCGGCAGGATCGTGGGCGTGAATCCCAACCTGCCTTTCTGGGTGGACCTCGACCCCCGTGAACTCATCCCCACGCAACTGAACCTGCCCGTTTTCTGCGATAACGACGCCAACCTGATGTGCCTGGCGGAAGCCTGGTTGCGGGGAGGGCGGGGCAGCGTGGCCGGGATAACCGTTGGCAGCGGGATCGGCTGCGGCTTGGTGGTGGACGGCAAGGTCTGGCATGGCGCGCACGGCTTCGCCCTCGAGCTGGGCCACATCACCAGCATCCCCGGCGGAGAACCCTGTTCCTGCGGCCGCAAGGGTTGCCTGGAAGCCTACGCCTCCGTGGAGGGGCTGCGGCACCAACTGTTGGCGCTGCCCGGGGCAAGTGACTTCATCACCGGGGATTCCAGCCTGCCCGCTCTGCTCGCTTTCAGCCAGGCCAGGCCCGAAGCGGCCGGCATCATCCTTGCGGGCAGGGAAGCTCTGGCCCGCGGGATCTCCGACCTGATCGTGATCCTGGACCCCGATACGGTTGTGATCGGCGGCGGCGCCATGGACGGCGGCCTCTATCCCTGGGAGCACCTGGTGGACCGCGTGAGATGTTTTTTGCCGCCCCTGAACGCGGAGCGCACATCGCTGGAACAGGCCCGCGAGGGTAACCGGGCCGGGGTTTTGGGAGCGGTGATCCTGGCTTCGGAGAGCTAATCCAAAGATTGGGAACGAAACTTGCTTCAGGATTGGGCATCATCTTTTAGGAGATTCCAAAATGAAAAAGGCAGCTTTGCTCCTGGCGCTGCTCAGCATTATGATGCTGGCCGCCCTGTCCGCCAAAGACAATAGCGCCCTGGATTCGATCCAGATCAGCCCCAATCCCATGACCAAACATACCGAAATCACCCTTGTTTTTGGCCAGGCCACCCCTCTCGGCGTCACCATCGAAACAGCCTCCGGCGCGGTGGTGAAAACGCTGTTCTCAGGCCAGTCCCAAGAATTCATGGTCCTGCCCTGGGACCGCTGCGGCAATGACGGCAGCTACACACCTGCCGGCGAATACTACGTTGTGGTCGCCGAGGGTCGCTACACCTCCACCAAGAAAACGCTTATCCTCAAATGACATAATCCATTCAAGAAATCGTGAGAAGACAAAAAAGTCCCTTGGCGGACTTTTTTGTTTTATGGGGCCAAAACCAGTTCCCCGGCTGGCCTTGACCGCGGCAGAATACTGTTTGGGCCAAAACATCAGCCTCTATCCGAGACGTTTTTTCCGGAGGACGCAAGCAAAAGCTTGACAGATTTTGAGAGTTGTAAAAGCATCACACCAGTTTGGGAAATTTTGGTTTTTCGCGATGCAAGCGCGAACCACCCCCAGCAGATACAGCGCGGCTTCGCGGTGCGCTTGGCTTTAGGGCAGCGTTCCCCGGCCGTGGCTGAAATTGGAATTATATGAAATTATTCGCAAATGCCGCCCTGCCCACATCCTCGGCCGCCCTGAAAAGGGTGAATGTGCTCTTTGACGAGACCATCATCAAGATCAGCGCGGACGAGATCGTATCTGAAGACATCACCCAGGTCATCGATCTGCGGGGCAACATCCTATTGCCCGGAGCGGTGGACCCCCACAGCCACATCATCACGGAACAGGACCCCGCCAAAAGCCTCGCCCGGGTGAGCAAAGCCGCCCTCTCCGGCGGCTGGACCACCCTGGCCGAGCTCAGTTTTCTGAACCCCAGGCCCGTCTTCAACCTGGCCGACCTCAAGCGCCTGCGCGGGCAGATCGACCAGGCCTCCCACGTGGACATGGCGGTGTGGGGCAACGTGGACATCACCGATTATCCCTATCACGCCGAGGCCGCCCAAGAACTCTGGGCCAACGGCGTGGTGGGCATCGCGCTCACGAACCCCTCCCCCAATCCCGCGATCCAGGCCCTCAGCTTCACCGAGATCATGGACCTCTTCATGGACATCTATGAATCGGACACCGCCTTCGCCTTTCAGGGCTACGACAGCGAAACCGCCGCCACCTTCAGCTTTGACGCCCAAAGTGACGCCATCAAGAAACTGCTGCGCCGGATGCAGGAAAACCCCATCCACATCACCCGCGTGAACGCTTATCCCACCATCGAGTTCATCAACAGCGTGCACAAACGCTCCGATATTTCCTTTGCCATGTGCGTGG is a window encoding:
- a CDS encoding pyrimidine/purine nucleoside phosphorylase, with protein sequence MLKVNEYFDSQVMSIALTNTDGKATVGVMEPGEYEFGTSTVEHMTVISGLLTVLLPDTQEWRDYNGGETFIVPANHKFQLKVPEQTAYYCLYV
- a CDS encoding ROK family protein encodes the protein MLTSDKATLGLDIGGSSIKYGWGDCQNGLQSFGKLELRQKNLPHLRETVRQILAICLGEIGENGLSAVGIGTPGTIDLRSGRIVGVNPNLPFWVDLDPRELIPTQLNLPVFCDNDANLMCLAEAWLRGGRGSVAGITVGSGIGCGLVVDGKVWHGAHGFALELGHITSIPGGEPCSCGRKGCLEAYASVEGLRHQLLALPGASDFITGDSSLPALLAFSQARPEAAGIILAGREALARGISDLIVILDPDTVVIGGGAMDGGLYPWEHLVDRVRCFLPPLNAERTSLEQAREGNRAGVLGAVILASES
- a CDS encoding amidohydrolase family protein, giving the protein MKLFANAALPTSSAALKRVNVLFDETIIKISADEIVSEDITQVIDLRGNILLPGAVDPHSHIITEQDPAKSLARVSKAALSGGWTTLAELSFLNPRPVFNLADLKRLRGQIDQASHVDMAVWGNVDITDYPYHAEAAQELWANGVVGIALTNPSPNPAIQALSFTEIMDLFMDIYESDTAFAFQGYDSETAATFSFDAQSDAIKKLLRRMQENPIHITRVNAYPTIEFINSVHKRSDISFAMCVADMMLLFSQIDSGQQMDLVDFQLELFELLRTNKIYLLSNNVEPASVPAGLDEAFRGSSEKLLPWSYLWLLSEFWKKRKIPLATVIKMTSENAAKRLGLYPVKGCIEAGSDADFVIYDPHATTSFTAPDGSSHSLEGSLESVWLRGKKVVNKGKVAPATGKALSRSTNPKRRHNNTTWI